One stretch of Enterobacter sp. RHBSTW-00994 DNA includes these proteins:
- a CDS encoding SymE family type I addiction module toxin, with the protein MPDITIAKPFRHLKVGYYRKRHEDRKTKIPTRYSVHAALSLKGDWLEKAGFTTNSQVRVGVERGKLVIELMEDGPV; encoded by the coding sequence ATGCCAGACATCACCATTGCTAAACCCTTTCGTCATCTTAAAGTCGGGTATTACCGTAAACGTCACGAAGATCGTAAAACCAAAATCCCGACACGTTATAGCGTACATGCTGCCCTGAGCTTAAAAGGGGACTGGCTTGAAAAAGCAGGATTTACGACTAACTCGCAGGTCAGAGTGGGTGTCGAGCGGGGAAAGTTGGTCATTGAGCTTATGGAAGATGGCCCGGTGTAA
- the hypD gene encoding hydrogenase formation protein HypD has translation MRYVDEYRAPEQVMQLIEHLKIRATRLNYTAEKPLRIMEVCGGHTHAIFKFGLDQLLPENIEFIHGPGCPVCVLPMGRIDSCLEIASQPDVIFCTFGDAMRVPGKKGSLLQARARGADVRIVYSPVDALRLAVENPARKVVFFGLGFETTMPATAITLQQAKARNIENFFFFCQHITLIPTLRSLLEEPGNGIDAFLAPGHVSMVIGTEAYGFIAKDYNRPLVVAGFEPLDLLQGVTMLVEQKIAAQSTVENQYRRVVPDAGNRLAQQAIADVFAVKGDSEWRGLGLIAESGVHLTPAYRSFDAEAHFRPQPQQVCDDPRARCGEVLTGKCKPHQCPLFGNTCNPQTAFGALMVSSEGACAAWYQYRNQECEV, from the coding sequence ATGCGCTACGTCGACGAATATCGCGCACCTGAACAGGTGATGCAGCTCATAGAGCATTTGAAAATACGGGCCACACGGCTGAATTACACTGCCGAAAAACCTCTGCGCATTATGGAAGTGTGCGGCGGACATACCCATGCGATCTTCAAATTTGGCCTTGACCAGTTGCTACCGGAAAACATTGAGTTTATCCACGGGCCTGGCTGCCCGGTGTGCGTCCTGCCCATGGGGCGTATCGACAGTTGTCTGGAGATCGCCAGCCAGCCTGATGTGATTTTCTGCACCTTTGGCGATGCGATGCGCGTCCCGGGAAAAAAGGGATCCCTGCTCCAGGCCAGAGCGCGCGGAGCTGATGTCCGTATTGTCTATTCTCCCGTGGATGCGCTCAGGCTGGCGGTGGAAAATCCTGCCCGAAAAGTGGTGTTTTTCGGCCTGGGTTTTGAAACCACCATGCCCGCAACAGCCATTACGCTGCAACAGGCGAAAGCCCGTAACATTGAAAACTTTTTCTTTTTTTGCCAGCACATTACGCTCATTCCAACACTGCGCAGCCTGCTGGAAGAACCGGGCAATGGCATTGACGCGTTCCTGGCCCCCGGCCATGTCAGTATGGTCATCGGTACAGAGGCCTACGGTTTTATCGCCAAAGACTACAATCGCCCATTAGTCGTTGCTGGTTTCGAACCTCTTGATCTACTGCAAGGCGTAACCATGCTGGTTGAGCAGAAAATAGCAGCCCAGAGTACGGTGGAAAATCAGTACCGCCGTGTTGTTCCCGATGCCGGAAATCGACTCGCGCAACAGGCCATTGCCGACGTCTTTGCCGTTAAAGGCGACAGCGAATGGCGCGGCCTGGGGCTGATTGCCGAATCAGGAGTGCACCTGACGCCTGCGTATCGCTCGTTCGACGCCGAAGCACATTTCCGCCCGCAGCCTCAGCAGGTTTGCGACGATCCTCGCGCCCGCTGTGGCGAAGTGTTAACCGGTAAATGCAAGCCACATCAATGCCCGTTATTTGGCAACACCTGTAACCCGCAAACCGCATTTGGTGCGCTGATGGTCTCTTCAGAAGGCGCATGCGCGGCGTGGTATCAGTATCGTAATCAGGAGTGTGAAGTATGA
- a CDS encoding ABC transporter ATP-binding protein, whose translation MSITAENITWKVGKKVIVNNVSLSVSRGQTVGLLGPNGCGKSSLLRVLAGLRRPDAGSVSLDGQNIARIAKKQLARRVAFVEQHGMTDANMRVRDVVKLGRIPHHSPFSNWSTQDDETVTAALRRVDMLEKSEQGWLSLSGGERQRVHIARALAQTPTEILLDEPTNHLDIHHQMQLMHLISELPVTSIVAIHDLNHAAMFCDALIVMQKGQIVATGTPQDILTEELLWDVFRVKTKIEISPYHGNKHIHYLV comes from the coding sequence ATGAGTATCACCGCTGAAAATATTACCTGGAAGGTGGGTAAAAAAGTCATCGTCAACAATGTCTCATTGAGCGTTTCCCGTGGACAAACTGTCGGGCTGCTTGGCCCTAACGGCTGCGGTAAATCGTCACTTCTGCGGGTCCTTGCCGGGTTGCGACGTCCGGATGCGGGCAGTGTTTCCCTGGACGGGCAGAACATCGCCCGGATAGCCAAAAAACAGCTTGCCCGGCGGGTGGCATTTGTTGAACAACATGGCATGACCGATGCCAATATGCGCGTGCGCGATGTGGTAAAGCTGGGACGTATTCCACACCATTCGCCGTTCTCAAACTGGAGTACGCAGGATGACGAAACCGTCACTGCCGCCCTGCGCAGGGTCGACATGCTGGAAAAGAGCGAGCAAGGCTGGCTGAGCCTTTCGGGCGGGGAGCGTCAGCGTGTACACATCGCGCGCGCACTGGCACAGACGCCGACGGAGATCCTGCTCGATGAGCCGACCAACCACCTGGACATTCACCATCAAATGCAGTTAATGCATCTGATCAGTGAGTTACCGGTGACCAGTATTGTGGCCATCCACGATCTCAATCACGCCGCTATGTTTTGTGATGCGTTGATTGTGATGCAAAAAGGCCAAATTGTGGCGACAGGGACACCACAGGACATCTTAACCGAGGAACTTCTCTGGGATGTTTTCCGGGTGAAAACCAAAATTGAGATCTCGCCCTATCATGGTAATAAGCACATCCACTACCTTGTTTAA
- the hypE gene encoding hydrogenase expression/formation protein HypE: MTTVEMAHGSGGQAMQQLINQLFMEAFNNPWLAEQEDQARIDLASLTAQGDRLAFSTDSYVIDPLFFPGGDIGKLAICGTANDVAVSGAIPRYLSCGFILEEGLPMETLTTVVTSMARTARDAGIAIVTGDTKVVQRGAADKLFINTAGMGAIPTDIHWGAQQLSAGDVLLVSGTLGCHGATILNLREGLGLDGELRSDCAVLTPLIQTLRTLPGVKALRDATRGGVNAVVHEFAASCGYGIELTERGLPVKPAVRGLCELLGLDPLNFANEGKLVIGVERHAAEAVLEQLRAHPLGKEAAIIGEVVERKGVRLTGLYGVKRTLDLPHAEPLPRIC; this comes from the coding sequence ATGACCACGGTGGAAATGGCGCACGGCAGTGGCGGTCAGGCCATGCAGCAGTTGATTAATCAGCTGTTTATGGAGGCCTTTAATAACCCCTGGCTGGCGGAGCAGGAAGATCAGGCGCGAATTGACCTCGCCTCCCTCACCGCCCAGGGCGACAGACTGGCCTTTTCTACTGACAGTTATGTCATTGATCCGCTGTTTTTCCCTGGCGGTGATATCGGCAAGCTGGCGATCTGCGGTACAGCAAACGATGTGGCCGTCAGCGGCGCGATTCCCCGCTATCTCTCCTGCGGTTTTATCCTGGAAGAGGGACTGCCGATGGAGACACTTACCACGGTTGTCACCAGCATGGCGCGCACCGCCCGTGACGCGGGGATCGCTATTGTGACCGGGGATACCAAGGTGGTACAGCGTGGTGCGGCGGATAAACTGTTTATCAACACTGCCGGGATGGGGGCGATCCCCACAGATATTCACTGGGGCGCTCAGCAACTCTCGGCTGGCGATGTGTTACTGGTCAGCGGAACGCTGGGTTGTCATGGCGCGACGATACTGAACCTGCGTGAAGGGCTTGGGCTTGACGGTGAATTGCGCAGCGACTGTGCGGTACTGACGCCGCTTATCCAGACCTTGCGTACTCTTCCTGGCGTAAAAGCCCTGCGCGATGCCACACGCGGCGGTGTGAATGCCGTGGTGCATGAGTTTGCGGCCAGTTGCGGATACGGTATCGAACTGACCGAACGCGGATTGCCCGTCAAACCTGCCGTTCGTGGATTATGCGAGCTACTTGGACTCGATCCGCTAAACTTTGCTAACGAAGGCAAACTGGTCATCGGTGTGGAACGCCATGCAGCAGAAGCCGTACTGGAACAATTACGGGCTCATCCTTTAGGGAAAGAGGCCGCCATAATCGGTGAGGTGGTTGAGCGCAAAGGGGTGCGCCTGACCGGACTGTACGGCGTAAAACGCACGCTGGATCTCCCACACGCAGAACCGTTACCCCGAATTTGCTAG
- a CDS encoding MFS transporter, which produces MSLFSLRPATQLWPPVLLGSQFVFNIGFYAVVPFLAIFLRDDMLLSGGLIGLVLGLRTFSQQGMFIVGGALSDRYGAKVIILCGCVIRVVGYLLLAFGTSLGPIILGACLTGIGGALFSPSIEALLAKAGSQSETQGKRSRAEWFALFAVCGELGAVLGPVAGALLTGLGFRQVALAGAGVFIIALVVLFFCLPSRQNTQQTLAILPWWTTFRQPRFVAFIIAYSSWLLSYNQLYLALPVEIQRAGGSEKDLGPLFMLASVLIIAFQLPLARFARRAGAARIIPIGFLLLSASFLSVACFAATEPAEGWMRLLPSACFVSLLTLGQMLIVPAAKDLIPWFAQESTLGAHYGALSTAGGCAVLAGNLVFGSQLDHALTPSTAAIYPWLLLAFFPLCSAIALVIICRPVRASLARQP; this is translated from the coding sequence ATGTCTCTGTTTTCCCTGCGCCCCGCGACGCAACTCTGGCCGCCCGTGTTACTGGGCAGCCAGTTTGTTTTTAACATTGGTTTCTATGCCGTCGTCCCCTTTCTGGCTATCTTCCTGCGCGACGATATGCTGCTTTCTGGCGGGCTGATTGGGCTGGTACTGGGGTTACGTACCTTTTCGCAACAAGGGATGTTTATCGTCGGCGGTGCGTTGTCTGACAGATATGGCGCGAAGGTCATTATCCTGTGTGGCTGTGTGATCCGGGTTGTAGGTTATCTGTTACTGGCTTTTGGAACGTCACTCGGGCCAATCATTCTAGGGGCCTGCCTCACGGGAATCGGTGGCGCGCTGTTTTCACCGTCGATTGAAGCGCTGCTGGCAAAAGCAGGAAGCCAAAGTGAAACACAGGGAAAACGCAGTCGTGCAGAGTGGTTTGCTCTGTTTGCGGTGTGCGGTGAGCTTGGTGCGGTGCTCGGCCCTGTCGCGGGAGCGTTGCTCACGGGGCTGGGCTTTCGCCAGGTAGCTCTTGCTGGAGCGGGGGTATTTATCATCGCGCTGGTTGTCCTGTTTTTCTGCCTTCCTTCCAGGCAAAATACCCAACAGACGCTGGCGATCCTCCCCTGGTGGACCACATTTCGCCAGCCACGCTTTGTCGCCTTTATTATTGCCTATAGCTCGTGGCTTCTGAGCTATAACCAGCTTTATCTGGCGTTGCCGGTCGAGATCCAGCGAGCTGGCGGCAGTGAGAAAGATCTTGGCCCGTTATTTATGCTGGCATCGGTGTTGATCATTGCCTTTCAACTTCCGCTGGCGCGTTTTGCCCGTCGGGCAGGCGCAGCCAGAATCATACCGATTGGATTTTTGCTGCTCTCAGCCTCTTTTCTGAGCGTAGCCTGTTTTGCAGCAACCGAACCGGCAGAAGGCTGGATGCGATTGCTGCCATCGGCCTGCTTCGTTTCACTATTAACGCTGGGACAAATGCTGATCGTGCCTGCAGCGAAGGATCTGATCCCGTGGTTTGCCCAGGAATCAACCCTTGGCGCGCACTATGGCGCACTCTCCACAGCGGGTGGTTGTGCCGTTCTGGCGGGGAATTTAGTGTTTGGCAGTCAACTTGATCACGCGCTAACGCCCTCAACCGCCGCCATTTATCCGTGGCTGCTGCTGGCATTTTTCCCGCTCTGTAGCGCAATCGCGTTGGTGATAATCTGCCGTCCTGTACGTGCCTCTTTGGCTCGTCAGCCCTGA
- a CDS encoding nitrous oxide-stimulated promoter family protein codes for MSGKRISREKETIAKMIALYETQCPEASKEEGHYQALNAYADKRLDKCIFGEEKPACKQCPVHCYQPAKREEMKQVMRWAGPRMLWRHPILTIRHLIDDRRPVPELPEKYRPKNQ; via the coding sequence ATGTCTGGAAAACGTATCTCACGAGAAAAAGAGACGATCGCTAAAATGATTGCGCTGTATGAAACGCAGTGTCCTGAGGCCTCCAAAGAAGAAGGACATTATCAGGCGCTTAACGCGTATGCCGATAAACGCCTGGATAAATGTATTTTTGGTGAGGAAAAGCCCGCCTGCAAGCAGTGTCCTGTGCACTGCTACCAGCCTGCCAAACGTGAGGAGATGAAACAGGTTATGCGTTGGGCCGGACCACGCATGTTGTGGCGACATCCGATCCTCACGATTCGTCATCTGATTGACGACCGTCGTCCTGTTCCTGAACTGCCGGAAAAATACCGTCCCAAAAATCAGTAA
- a CDS encoding ABC transporter substrate-binding protein, with translation MKKVICALGMVFASVSSALATTYPLTIENCGYKETFTKAPERVVALGQNTVEILLLLGLQDNVAASAFWPTKVLPQLAEQNAKIKTLTVEIPTLESILAQNPDFVPAQLPLLLGPESKVAKREDLATVGVNSYMSPGMCATKKDIGDMYGSRQKLWDMTFLYKEIEDFAKIFNVEDRGQAVIADFKKREADLRQAFGKNKKDLSFVFWFSSASPSSDAYVGGKNSASGFIANVLGGHNAITSETEWPTVGWESIIAANPDVIVVSSLDRNRWALDNAQEKIKFLKSDPAVSQLDAVKKGHIVVMDGQAMNPTIRTIYGAEQVGEQLRKLGLDK, from the coding sequence ATGAAAAAGGTCATCTGCGCATTAGGAATGGTGTTCGCATCCGTCAGTTCTGCTTTAGCCACAACTTATCCTCTCACCATTGAAAACTGTGGATATAAAGAGACGTTCACCAAAGCACCTGAGCGTGTCGTCGCACTGGGGCAAAATACCGTCGAAATTCTGCTGCTTTTAGGTTTGCAGGATAACGTGGCCGCCAGTGCGTTTTGGCCAACCAAAGTGTTGCCACAACTGGCTGAACAGAATGCAAAAATCAAAACACTGACGGTCGAAATCCCGACGCTCGAATCCATTCTTGCCCAGAACCCTGATTTTGTTCCTGCGCAGTTACCTTTGCTGCTCGGCCCTGAAAGTAAAGTGGCCAAACGTGAAGATCTCGCCACCGTTGGCGTGAACAGCTATATGTCCCCGGGTATGTGTGCGACCAAAAAAGACATTGGCGATATGTACGGTAGCCGCCAGAAATTGTGGGACATGACGTTCCTGTATAAAGAGATTGAAGATTTTGCCAAAATCTTCAACGTCGAAGATCGCGGCCAGGCCGTCATTGCTGATTTCAAAAAACGCGAAGCAGACCTGCGCCAGGCGTTCGGAAAAAACAAAAAAGACCTCTCCTTTGTATTCTGGTTCTCCAGTGCCTCCCCTTCTTCTGACGCCTATGTTGGCGGCAAGAACAGCGCATCCGGTTTTATTGCAAACGTGCTAGGTGGACATAACGCCATCACCTCAGAAACCGAGTGGCCAACGGTGGGCTGGGAGAGCATCATTGCCGCGAACCCGGATGTCATTGTCGTTTCAAGCCTTGATCGTAATCGTTGGGCACTGGATAACGCACAAGAAAAAATTAAGTTCCTTAAATCTGATCCTGCCGTCAGCCAGTTAGACGCCGTGAAAAAAGGGCACATCGTCGTCATGGACGGCCAGGCAATGAACCCGACGATCCGCACGATTTACGGTGCTGAGCAGGTTGGCGAACAGCTCAGAAAACTGGGATTAGATAAATGA
- a CDS encoding iron chelate uptake ABC transporter family permease subunit: protein MTAVAQPVRQRFLLGASGVLSVVVLFLVIAMGVSVGELSIPLQSVFYAISNKLGLTNEPLNRIYESVIWDFRLSRALVAACCGAGLAICGAVLQSLLKNALAEPYVLGVSAGASTGAVSVVVLGIGTGAVSLSAGAFAGAFAAFAFVAFLTNGARGGNERTILAGVAASQLFNAITAYTISTSASAQQARDVMFWLLGSFSGVRWPEFQLVLVVVLIGLAVCLYYSRALDAFTFGDDAAASLGIAVPWVRLALFTTTALITATIVSMAGSIGFVGLVVPHVMRFFFGPLHRTLLIASALAGAILMVLADIASRLLIAPQSLPVGVVTALVGVPFFAIIIYRSRNK, encoded by the coding sequence ATGACCGCAGTGGCGCAACCAGTACGACAGCGATTTCTGTTAGGTGCGTCGGGCGTTCTGTCCGTGGTGGTGTTATTCCTGGTGATTGCAATGGGCGTCAGCGTTGGCGAGCTTTCTATCCCGCTGCAAAGCGTGTTCTACGCCATAAGCAACAAACTCGGGCTCACAAACGAGCCCCTGAATCGCATCTATGAAAGTGTGATTTGGGACTTCCGCCTGAGCCGCGCACTGGTTGCCGCCTGCTGCGGCGCAGGGTTAGCCATCTGCGGTGCGGTACTGCAAAGCCTGTTGAAGAATGCGCTCGCTGAACCTTATGTACTGGGTGTTTCTGCGGGGGCATCGACGGGAGCCGTGTCAGTCGTGGTACTGGGTATTGGGACAGGTGCCGTATCACTTTCCGCTGGCGCGTTTGCCGGGGCATTTGCTGCTTTTGCTTTTGTCGCCTTCCTGACGAACGGCGCGCGTGGCGGAAACGAACGTACCATTCTGGCCGGGGTTGCCGCCTCTCAACTCTTTAATGCCATCACCGCGTATACCATCAGTACATCCGCCAGCGCACAACAGGCGCGCGATGTGATGTTCTGGCTGCTCGGCAGTTTCAGTGGCGTGCGATGGCCTGAGTTTCAACTGGTGCTGGTTGTTGTACTGATTGGCCTTGCGGTATGCCTTTACTACTCCAGAGCCCTGGATGCGTTTACGTTTGGTGATGACGCTGCCGCGTCTTTGGGTATTGCCGTTCCCTGGGTTCGGCTGGCCCTGTTCACCACCACTGCATTGATTACTGCCACCATTGTCAGTATGGCGGGTTCGATCGGCTTTGTGGGGTTAGTTGTCCCGCACGTTATGCGTTTCTTCTTTGGGCCATTGCATCGAACTTTGCTTATCGCCAGCGCCCTCGCCGGCGCGATTCTGATGGTACTGGCTGATATTGCGTCACGCTTGTTGATCGCCCCACAAAGTCTCCCCGTTGGGGTCGTGACTGCGCTGGTCGGAGTGCCGTTCTTTGCGATTATTATCTACCGTTCAAGGAATAAGTGA
- the flhA gene encoding formate hydrogenlyase transcriptional activator FlhA, giving the protein MSYTPMSDLGQQGLFDITRTLLQQPDLGSLSDALTRLVRQSALADSAAIVLWHSGSHRASYFSTRENGKAFEYEDETILAHGPVRRILSRPEALHCNFDEFRQTWPLLAESALYQPFGHYCLLPLAAEGRIFGGCEFIRNANQPWSEAEYERLHTFTQIVGVVAEQIQSRVTNNVDYDLLSRERDNFRILVAITNAVLSRLDMDELVSEVSKEIHHYFKIDAISIALRGHRKGKLNIYSTHYLDEANPAHEQSEVDEAGTLSERVFKSKEILLLNLNERDVLAPYERMLFNTWGNKIQTLCLLPLMSGNTMLGVLKLAQCDEAVFTTANLKLLRQIAERISIALDNALAYQEIHRLKERLVDENLALTEQLNNVDSEFGEIIGRSDAMYSVLKQVEMVAQSDSTVLILGETGTGKELIARAIHNLSNRNSRRMVKMNCAAMPAGLLESDLFGHERGAFTGASSQRLGRFELADKSSLFLDEVGDMPLELQPKLLRVLQEQEFERLGSNKLIQTDVRLIAATNRDLKKMVADREFRSDLYYRLNVFPIYLPPLRERPEDIPLLVKAFTAKIARRMGRNIDSIPAETLRTLSLMEWPGNVRELENVIERAVLLTRGNVLQLSLPEVSLSEEPMMATEVAQDGEDEYQLIMRVLKETNGVVAGPKGAAQRLGLKRTTLLSRMKRLGIDKESLV; this is encoded by the coding sequence ATGTCGTATACACCCATGAGCGATCTTGGACAGCAGGGTCTGTTTGATATCACGCGCACTCTTTTACAGCAGCCCGATCTGGGCTCGCTGAGCGACGCCCTGACGCGGCTGGTCAGGCAATCTGCGCTGGCCGATAGCGCTGCCATTGTGCTCTGGCATAGCGGAAGCCATCGCGCGAGCTACTTTTCGACGCGTGAAAACGGTAAAGCTTTTGAGTATGAAGACGAAACTATTCTGGCTCATGGCCCGGTGCGTCGCATTCTCTCGCGCCCGGAGGCCCTGCATTGCAACTTCGACGAATTCCGGCAAACCTGGCCTCTGCTGGCAGAGAGCGCGTTGTATCAACCCTTCGGTCACTATTGCCTGCTACCGCTGGCGGCAGAGGGACGTATTTTTGGTGGCTGCGAATTTATCCGCAACGCTAACCAGCCCTGGAGTGAGGCCGAGTACGAACGTCTGCATACCTTTACGCAAATCGTCGGCGTGGTGGCAGAACAAATCCAAAGCCGCGTGACCAATAACGTCGATTACGATCTGTTGAGCCGCGAACGGGATAACTTCCGCATTCTGGTGGCGATCACCAATGCCGTACTTTCGCGGCTTGATATGGATGAACTGGTCAGCGAAGTCTCCAAAGAGATCCACCACTATTTTAAAATTGATGCCATCAGCATTGCCCTCAGGGGTCACCGAAAAGGTAAGCTGAATATCTACTCCACGCACTACCTCGACGAAGCGAACCCCGCGCACGAGCAGAGCGAGGTTGACGAAGCCGGCACGCTTTCTGAGCGGGTATTTAAAAGCAAAGAGATATTGCTGCTTAATCTTAATGAGCGCGATGTGTTAGCCCCCTATGAGCGGATGCTGTTTAACACCTGGGGAAATAAGATCCAGACGCTGTGTCTGCTGCCGCTGATGTCCGGTAATACCATGCTCGGCGTGCTGAAGCTGGCCCAGTGTGATGAAGCCGTATTCACCACAGCCAACCTGAAATTGTTACGCCAGATTGCCGAACGCATCTCTATTGCACTCGATAACGCGCTGGCCTACCAGGAGATCCACCGCCTGAAGGAGAGGCTGGTGGATGAAAACCTGGCCCTGACGGAACAGCTTAACAATGTTGATAGCGAGTTTGGCGAAATCATTGGTCGCAGCGACGCAATGTACAGCGTGCTTAAGCAGGTTGAGATGGTGGCGCAAAGTGACAGTACGGTACTGATCCTGGGAGAAACGGGAACGGGCAAAGAGCTGATTGCCCGCGCGATCCATAATCTGAGTAACCGCAACAGCCGCCGCATGGTGAAAATGAACTGCGCGGCAATGCCCGCAGGCTTGCTGGAAAGCGATCTCTTCGGCCATGAGCGCGGCGCATTTACCGGTGCGAGTAGCCAAAGACTGGGCCGCTTTGAACTGGCAGATAAAAGCTCGCTGTTCCTGGATGAAGTCGGTGATATGCCGCTGGAGCTGCAACCTAAGCTCCTGCGTGTATTGCAGGAGCAAGAGTTCGAACGCCTGGGCAGTAACAAGCTGATTCAGACCGATGTACGGTTAATTGCCGCCACCAACCGTGATCTGAAAAAAATGGTCGCCGACCGTGAGTTCCGCAGCGATCTCTATTATCGCCTGAACGTTTTCCCTATTTACCTGCCGCCACTGCGTGAACGCCCGGAAGACATCCCGCTGCTGGTCAAAGCCTTTACGGCGAAAATTGCACGCCGAATGGGACGCAACATCGACAGTATTCCAGCCGAAACGCTACGGACACTGTCGTTAATGGAGTGGCCAGGCAATGTGCGCGAACTGGAAAACGTGATTGAACGGGCGGTATTGCTGACGCGCGGAAACGTGTTGCAACTCTCGCTCCCCGAAGTCTCCCTGTCTGAAGAGCCAATGATGGCCACCGAAGTGGCTCAGGACGGCGAAGATGAATACCAGTTGATTATGCGCGTCCTTAAAGAGACCAATGGCGTCGTTGCCGGACCGAAAGGGGCCGCGCAGAGACTGGGGCTAAAACGCACCACTCTGCTCTCCCGCATGAAACGTCTGGGGATTGATAAAGAGAGTCTGGTTTAA
- a CDS encoding HypC/HybG/HupF family hydrogenase formation chaperone, translated as MCIGVPGQIHSIDGVQAKVDVCGVLRDVDLTLVGSDDETGTPRIGQWVLVHVGFAMSVINEAEARDTLDALQNMFDVEPDVGALLYGEEQ; from the coding sequence ATGTGCATAGGCGTTCCAGGGCAAATACATTCTATCGACGGTGTTCAGGCCAAAGTGGACGTTTGCGGTGTGCTACGTGATGTCGACCTGACGCTGGTGGGCAGCGACGATGAGACAGGCACACCACGCATCGGCCAGTGGGTGCTGGTGCATGTCGGTTTTGCGATGAGTGTGATAAACGAGGCGGAAGCGCGCGACACGCTGGATGCTCTGCAAAATATGTTCGACGTTGAGCCTGATGTCGGCGCACTTCTCTATGGTGAGGAGCAGTAA
- a CDS encoding TOBE domain-containing protein, translated as MSVSARNQLTGIVSATSHGAVNDEVELTLQGGAKLVAIVTTSSKEALGLVPGKEAIALIKAPWVTLATEDCGLKFSARNQFAGAIASVTEGAVNATVHIQTDAGFEIVAVVTNESRKEMQLAAGKRIIALIKASAILIATRA; from the coding sequence ATGTCTGTTTCAGCACGTAATCAGCTAACGGGTATCGTGAGCGCAACATCACACGGTGCAGTCAACGACGAAGTTGAATTAACCCTGCAAGGTGGCGCGAAACTGGTCGCAATTGTGACCACCAGCAGCAAAGAAGCTCTGGGTTTAGTCCCGGGAAAAGAGGCCATTGCGCTGATCAAAGCCCCGTGGGTTACGCTGGCAACGGAAGACTGTGGCCTGAAGTTTTCCGCCCGTAACCAGTTCGCAGGTGCTATCGCCAGCGTAACCGAAGGGGCTGTTAATGCGACCGTTCACATTCAGACCGATGCGGGTTTTGAGATTGTCGCCGTCGTGACCAACGAAAGCCGCAAAGAAATGCAGTTAGCCGCCGGAAAACGCATCATCGCCCTCATTAAAGCGTCCGCCATTCTTATCGCCACTCGCGCATAA